In Salvelinus namaycush isolate Seneca chromosome 12, SaNama_1.0, whole genome shotgun sequence, the DNA window CCTCTACCGAGGCTTCAAGAATGTACGCACCtcatcctccctcctcccttccactgtctgtctatcttcatcttcttttcctctctctttctctctgtctttcctccgctatctctctccctgtcttttctCCGCTATTGATCTCCCGGTCTTTCCTCcgctatctctctccctgtctttcctccgctatctctctccctgtctttcctccgccatctctctccctgtctttcctcCGCTATTGCCCTCCCCGTCTTTCCTCcgctatctctctccctgtcttttctCCGCTATTGATCTCCCTGTCTTTCCTCCGCTATCGCTCTCCCTGTCTTTCCTCcgccatctctctccctgtctttcctccgctatctctctccctctctttcctccgctatctctctccctgttttcctccgctatctctctccctgtctttcctcCGCTATCGCTCTCCCTGTCTTTCCTCCGCTATCGCTCTCCCTGTCTTAACTCCGCTAtctgtctccctctttttcctccgctatctctctccctgtctttcctctgctatctctctccctgtttttCCTCCactgtctttctccctgtctttCCTCCGCTATCTCTCTCCCTGACACTCTTAAGTATACATTCCTGCCTATGTTGCCTCTCTTCTTTACAAGTGTTAATGTCAAAGCACTCTTATCTCTTACTCCGATAAGTAAATGCATTCAGCCTCGTGCCTTCATCACTTCATATGCTGCTAATCAGTTAGTACAGGCCTGCAGCTAGAGGAACTAAGCCTGTCATACACCATAACAACAATTAAATGCTGCGTTACCCATATACACCCAATGGGAAAATATATGTAAACATATATTCTCTACACACAAAGATGGTCAAACACCCACCGACACATTGACACACCCCCACATACAAGTTATATACACATTTCTAGTTAATTCGCTGTTAGATTTGATTGACATGTTAACTCTGTAACCAAGGGTGGTGCCATTTGAGTGTACATGATTGGTTGATCTGGCCGCACACCAGAAGAAGCTGCATTATTTCGTTGTTTGAAGTAATGTTTTCACATGGTTTCCACAGGAGTGCCCGAGTGGAGTGGTGAATGAAGAAACATTTAAACACATCTACGCCCAGTTCTTCCCTCACGGAGGTACAGTAAACCAGACACCTCTCATTTCGATACATAACATGCCCTTTCTTGTTTGCGACTCATTTACAAGCACTCTGGGATAAAAACAAATCTCATGCCTGTATCTGGATGTGTTGCAGATGCCAGCACTTACGCTCATTATCTCTTCAATGCGTTTGACACGACAAGCAATGGATCCATCAAGTTTGAAGTACAAACCACACACCACCACTATCACTCAGAGAATGCTTTAAATAAAACATGTCTTTATCTTATTTGTACTAGTGCTATCACTCAGTCCGAACTCAGTCTTTTTTCACTTGAATCTCTCTCCCTATGTGGTGACTCACTCAGGAGTTTGTAATGGGACTGTCTACACTGCTGCGGGGCACTCTGAGAGACAAGCTGGAGTGGACTTTTCATCTGTATGACATCAACAACGATGGCTACATTAACAGAGAGGTCTGTGTGTTTATTTACATGTCAGTTATATTGAAAGATTTACATATGACGTACTTATTAATACAGggtttgtatttctgtgttaaAGGAGATGACTGAGATTGTGAGGGCCATTTACGACATGATGGGGAAATATACCTACCCTGCACTCAAGGGAGATGTCCCTAAGCAGCATGTGGATGCTTTTTTCCAGGTGACTTTACCCGACATCATACAGTACAATGTAATACCAAAACAGATGCTTACTGCAGAACGTTATGAAACCCTTAGGTGTGCGCAACAGTTTAGACCACATAATAACAATTTCATACATATTGAAAAAGGTATGTACAATTCTCTCACCTCTTCCCTCCCCACAGAAAATGGATAAAAACAAAAATGGAGTTGTGACTTTAGAGGAATTCATTGTCGCATGCCAGGAGGTATGTATAGTACAGGTGTATGTTTATACATTCGATATTGCTGTCGGTGTCTATGTAAGATGCTATCCCTATTTAATGATATGCTTTGAGTTCCATCATTGCCCCCCCCTATGGCTTACATAAGAGAACCCTCTGTCTGGCTTATTGTGAAATGGGGACATCCTGTGGTAAAACAAATGATTTGCAACATTCTGTCTTACcgtctttctcctcttctcccctcaggATGAAATGATGATGAGATCCATGCAGCTCTTCGAAAATGTGATGTAAAAAGGGAGCTggtggaaggaaggagagagacagttaAAAAAAAACGAGAGAGAATTCTGTGTGTGTGCTTCAGTCCGTGCGTTCCTGTGCGTACGTCCGTGCACGCGTGtttgtttatctgtgtgtgtctgtcagattggatgaatgtgtatgtatgtctatctctctcatcctctcatctaACTTGTCAGCGTCCATGTGTTTGCCAAatactgtctctgcctggctccATGCTGTTGTATGGATCAGAGGAAGCCAGAACCACCCAAATGACCAGCTGAgagcaacaagctctcacagtctcactgcagaattagacattcatccacGTTCTcaaaacgtcaaatttcgaagtgtttTTGTTGCTCATGCTGCTCTGTATCGTTCCATTTCTCCAAACATGAAATGTagaagttaagggttaagtttaggcactcattctgaatggttaaggtaagggttaaggtttgggatagggttaaaattaaaaatgtaaaaccaATATCCACGACTGTGAtcaaacacgcaaccttctgatccagagtcacgggattacccaagcctacttgatggtaatagcgctcCCTGTTGCCCCTAGCGGACAGTTTTGAAGGCATTTCCTAACGTCCTCACGTTAAATTTCGACGTCAATCTTGAACGACCTGGCTGCTGAGAGACCCCTGGACTTGATTGTCATATTGCTGAGCCCGGGAGCATGCAGATGAATTATCTGGATAATGCTCTCTGCCTTTTTATGTGACATGAAGGTTTGTAAATCAGATGATCATACAACACAGACTGAAGTGTGAAACAGCTGAGAAAACTCAAACCTATTAAGCTGCTCCCCGCTTAATATGTGGAAACCCTACCTCCAGAAACTACACTGTGCTACTTTGGGTTCTTTTGACTTTGTTCTTTTTGCCAAAATAGATGCATGCTTGACCCAGAgggatccctccctccctaccatagaaatagaatcgtGATTCTACTCTATGCGCCCGACCATCCATGTGCTTGACCAGGACATGGACCTTTAATAACCTCTTGACCTCTGTATTTAACTCATGCGTCCAGTGAATGATTTATGGACCAATATGATCTACTTATCTACTTATTTATTAACGTGTTTATGCTGTAAAATATGAGGTTGTCCGAATGTATTATTTGTTGGGTTTAAGTGTCATATGTCGTGTCTGTTTTACTATTGTCGTGGTGACCTCCGTACCTCTGTGTTGGCTTTGCTGTCGCTCTCCCGTCTATTCCTGtagttgtctgtctgtccctgaCGGATGCCTGTTATAATGTGTGCTTACAAATACACCCAATAGACTTGGTTTATGACTATGATGATACATAATCTTGTATGTTGGCTGGATCTAACTAATGATGGGAAATGACCATCTGCGTAATGCAATGTGAATGGTGTGACTTATCTGTTAAAGTGTACATTTACAGTATATATGTGTCTAAACCCATTGAGGAAAACAGAAATGTGAACTAAGTATTATTATGGAGAGAGGGAATGTGTCAGTAAAACAAAGGTAtggagagacactgagacacagTAGTTagctaaaaaaaaataataataatcacagaacAAAGCCACCACTCTTCTACTAATGTCGaacaattattatttttcttcAAGGAATTACTAATTTGTGTTGACTTTGTCAGTTCCTCCTCAGTGTGCAAGATGGTAAATATATTGAATTAGTTTAGCTCTGGGTTTCAAAGGGGCAAAACAATATGAATACAAAATGTAAGCAACAGGTGCACCTCATACAAAACTATCTCAGACTGGGACCGATGGAAAGATTTAGATAGGAGAGAGTTTCAGCTTTCATGTTATGTTGTACAGTGCAAATGCTATCAATAAAATGTTTTAGAGAATATGTTATgttctctctttgtgtgtgtgtgtgtgtgtgtgtgtgtgtgtgtgtgtgtgtgtgtgtgtgtgtgtgtgtgtgtgtgtgtgtgtgtgttgagagagagagagaggagagaaagggatcaaataaaatattaagataaTCAATGATTGTATATATTAATAAATACGCCTCTTTCCGTCAAAAGCTGTGATGAAAGAACTAGACCAATAAAAATCTTCCCGCATTCTAGAAAGAAGATGTGGTTGGAACAACCTTCCTGAGTTCCAGGAGTGCCCAGTGGGGATTAAGGGGGTTGAAATAGAAAGAATCAGGGCTGTCCAGCAGCTCTCTTATGTGGAGGCAGTGCAGATAGTTGAAGGAGTGAGTGGAAATTAGGAAGAAATGGCAATGGATGCCCCGGAGCCTGCAGAAAATCTTATTCATCAGAAATACTGATTGTGAAGAAAGTAGATTTATTAGAATGGTTTCTGTATTCTGTAAGTGTGTCTACCACGATCCGTGCGTATATTCAACATAACTCACAAACAAAACTTTGATCTGTGAATATAATAAAATTGTACACAAATTAAACCATAATCTGTGAATGTAAAAGATATTTCCCAAATTAAACAATAATATGTAATATTCACGATGAATCACAAATGAATCCATGATCTGTAAATATATTCAACATAGCTCAAAAATAAAGCTACTATTTGAACAAACGTATAACGATTTGTGGGCAAATGATTAGAAATCCCAAACATTTACAACTGTGGAATGTGCATTTGCTCATTCAAAAAGTGCTTGTGGATCTGTACTTTAGGCATACATAATTGTTTGACAAATTTTCCATCTGTTGATGTATTACTATCTACAAATCTGTGTTCAAATGAGAGTCAGCTATCTCCATTCATTGGGATAATCTTTGTGTCATTCTCATTCAATAATTTATTGGGAGAACACTTGCTAGCTAGATAAACTTCATTAAATGTGAGTATAAGGACGATTATTGATTTTTAGTTTCATTaaatagtggtatataggtgtagggttagttggtggtgcaaTTTTTAACTTTTCCCCTTCCTTTTGTATATCACAAAATGTAACGAGATTGACCACACACTGCCGCACAGTAGGTGGTGGCATGCACAAACAAAGTGTGAGAAAGCCAAGATACCAAAGAAGAATTTGAGTATAACATTTATTCATTCAAAAaatgatgttaaaatgttcaaTAAATTACTTTCATATGAATGTTAAATTCGATCATTGAGGCATGCAACACAGAGTGTGTGCTTTCGACATGAGCCCACTAGCCTAGTCTGATTCATCAGGTTGTAATACACAATTAATTGGTATATACAGGCTGAGACATTTGTGGTGTAAATGTTCCTTagaagccagaatgttgaataaaataaaatgtaaacttGCTCTACCGGTTGTCTGTGCTGTTTGTCCTTCTGCTGCTCGACATTTTTGACCAAATATCCAGAGTAGAGTTATTAACCTGCCTGTTCAGTATATTGGTTTGTacttccattttttttttaatcgaaTGTGACAAACACTTCGACAATATGGCCGAGCCTAACTAAACCGCAGCCTGAACTGCAAACACTTCCAGCTGATTGAGGAAATGTGCTTCAGTCGACTTCTTACATTCGGCTATTGTTTACATATTGTCCATCACGTGCAATGTCAAGAGATTGAAAATACAAGCGACAGAACCTGTGGATACCCTATCTACACCTTGTACCGCCAAAAAGGACGAACAGCATGTACAACTGGTAAAGTAACCTCATATCATTTTATGAAACATTCTGCATTTTAGAGAATATTGCATATTTTTTACAGCGACTTCTTTCAGACTGATATCATGGAGTAACCATGGTAACAGTTTGATGTTTAGGCAACCCACTAGCCAAGCTAACTACCTGGCAAACGTTGGACACTACTGAAAGCTAGCAGGTGATCTCGTCAACTGTTTAGACAAACAACCAAAGATAAACGAATTAGTTAATTGTTAATGTAGAACTGCTCAGTTTTAAAATCCTGAAGTGGTGATCTGCCTAGCCAGCTAATGATAAATGTTGCAAATCATATTTTTTCAATATGTGATTTGTTTGCCGGACGAAGCACTCTCCCGAGGAGGAAAGTGGAGTGGAGGAAAGAAATTGTACTGTTATCTGATTAAAAACGTTAGAAATTCAGCTAGCTATTGTTTGTTCCATTTAGGCTTGCTTGCAAGCAATGCCTGGTTTTCAAACCATGCAACAGCTTGTTAGCCACTCACAATGCTTTGGGGCTGTGCTTTGTCTCTTGAGTTTTCTGACTTCTGAGAAATGGTTTAAAGTTAACTTGCCATTTTATTGTCGCTAGAACTCACTACTGTCAACTTG includes these proteins:
- the kcnip1b gene encoding Kv channel-interacting protein 1b, translating into MTMVCHRPEGLEQLEAQTNFTKRELQILYRGFKNECPSGVVNEETFKHIYAQFFPHGDASTYAHYLFNAFDTTSNGSIKFEEFVMGLSTLLRGTLRDKLEWTFHLYDINNDGYINREEMTEIVRAIYDMMGKYTYPALKGDVPKQHVDAFFQKMDKNKNGVVTLEEFIVACQEDEMMMRSMQLFENVM